One window of Dechloromonas sp. ZY10 genomic DNA carries:
- the cysC gene encoding adenylyl-sulfate kinase, translated as MKTTPKTWWLTGLPAAGKTTLATRLCKELRQRGHPACLLDGDEVRQGLSKDLGFSMNDREENMRRVAEMARLLNNSGIHAVIALVSPSIAGRSTAKQIIGADNFIEIYVATPLEICRERDPKNLYIKALASKGMEMTGVDSPYEPPINPNFTVLGVGDEEIHVLTREFFYSADL; from the coding sequence ATGAAAACTACCCCCAAAACTTGGTGGCTTACCGGCCTACCCGCAGCAGGCAAAACCACACTGGCCACCCGGCTGTGCAAAGAACTGCGCCAACGGGGTCACCCTGCCTGCCTGCTGGATGGCGATGAAGTCCGCCAAGGCCTGTCTAAAGACCTGGGTTTCTCGATGAATGATCGGGAAGAAAACATGCGCCGTGTCGCCGAAATGGCACGGCTGCTGAATAACTCTGGCATTCATGCAGTAATAGCACTGGTTTCCCCTTCGATTGCAGGGCGTAGCACAGCAAAGCAAATCATCGGTGCTGATAACTTCATCGAAATTTACGTGGCAACGCCGCTGGAAATATGTCGGGAAAGAGACCCCAAGAACCTATACATCAAAGCCCTCGCCAGCAAAGGGATGGAAATGACCGGCGTTGACTCTCCATATGAACCGCCAATCAATCCCAATTTCACTGTTCTTGGGGTAGGCGATGAAGAAATTCATGTACTAACCAGGGAGTTTTTCTACTCTGCTGATTTATAA
- a CDS encoding DNA internalization-related competence protein ComEC/Rec2, which produces MVPIVLPALALTSGICFLQMLPVLPPWPWRGLLVAVLLGLLCLGCCGSGRAGQLVRLLLACGLGFVWAGWQAADRLAERLDPVWEGRDLQVIGVVATLPQYSERGQRFEFVLESRLTVENDRRQEIPARQAGLPARILLSHYWRGGMAAAGDAPEPIPLFRAGERWQLSVRLKQPHGNANPGSFDYEAWLFERGLRATGSLRPGPAVRLSELVAQPRWWLERWRDSLRQQMLAQLPPADYPGAGILVALAMGDQRSIGPGEWQVFSRTGTTHLMSISGLHVTMLAALCAALVTAGWRRHPALVRCWPAQQAGWLAAALAGCGYALLAGFAVPAQRTAMMLLVACLAGLLQRQPAPSRVLALALVAVLLYDPWAVRAPGFWLSFGAVAALFWIAQAQPAGSGWRQRLLGWGRVQWAATLASLPILLLLFQQLSLVSPLANALAIPLVSWAIAPLALAAALLGSLPGGETLAAMTLQLAHLLLAGLLLFLAWCAQAPLWQPPAPPWPVALLAGVGVAIALLPRGLPGRGLGLCLVLPALYWPAPRPQQGSVWVDFLDVGQGLAVVVRTARHNLVYDPGPLYGPAADAGERVLLPFLRFSGVDRVHRLVISHRDSDHAGGTASLLAALPVEEVSSSFASTPSELCRGGERWQWDGVDFAFLHPPPEAYTVDRAKPVKSNHLSCVLRITAGGHHLLLTGDIEAVDEARLLAVVPHELLADVLLVPHHGSKTSSSPEFIAAVAPLHAVFTVGYRNRFGHPRPEILARYTAHGTQTWRSDRDGMVSIELGPSGARLSAWREQRQAYWHRVFVGR; this is translated from the coding sequence ATGGTCCCGATCGTTCTTCCCGCGCTGGCGTTGACCTCCGGCATCTGCTTTTTGCAGATGTTGCCGGTCCTGCCGCCATGGCCCTGGCGGGGGCTGCTGGTCGCCGTGCTGCTGGGGCTGTTGTGCTTGGGCTGCTGCGGTTCCGGCCGCGCCGGCCAGCTTGTCCGGCTGCTGCTGGCGTGTGGGCTCGGCTTTGTCTGGGCGGGGTGGCAGGCCGCAGACCGACTGGCCGAACGGCTTGATCCGGTGTGGGAGGGGCGTGACCTGCAGGTGATTGGCGTGGTGGCAACACTGCCGCAATACAGTGAGCGTGGTCAGCGCTTCGAGTTTGTGCTGGAAAGCCGGTTGACCGTGGAAAACGATCGCCGCCAGGAAATTCCCGCCCGTCAGGCCGGGTTGCCGGCGCGCATCCTGCTCAGTCATTACTGGCGCGGAGGAATGGCGGCGGCCGGGGATGCTCCCGAGCCGATACCGTTGTTCCGGGCTGGCGAACGCTGGCAACTGAGCGTGCGGCTGAAACAGCCGCACGGCAATGCCAATCCCGGCAGCTTCGATTACGAAGCCTGGCTGTTCGAGCGTGGCCTGCGCGCTACCGGCTCTCTGCGTCCAGGGCCGGCAGTACGCCTGAGCGAACTGGTTGCCCAGCCTCGGTGGTGGCTCGAACGCTGGCGCGATAGCTTGCGGCAGCAGATGCTGGCCCAACTGCCTCCGGCCGACTATCCTGGCGCCGGCATTCTGGTCGCTCTGGCGATGGGCGATCAGCGTTCGATCGGCCCGGGTGAATGGCAGGTTTTTAGCCGTACCGGTACGACACATTTGATGAGTATTTCCGGTCTGCATGTAACCATGCTCGCGGCGCTCTGCGCAGCCCTGGTTACCGCCGGCTGGCGGCGCCATCCGGCACTGGTCCGTTGCTGGCCGGCGCAACAGGCCGGCTGGCTCGCCGCAGCGCTGGCCGGTTGCGGCTACGCTCTGCTCGCCGGTTTTGCCGTGCCGGCCCAGCGTACCGCGATGATGCTGCTGGTGGCCTGTCTGGCGGGTTTGCTGCAACGCCAGCCGGCACCATCACGTGTTTTGGCCCTGGCGCTGGTTGCCGTACTGCTCTACGACCCCTGGGCCGTACGTGCTCCCGGCTTCTGGTTGTCTTTTGGCGCGGTAGCGGCGCTGTTCTGGATCGCCCAGGCGCAGCCGGCCGGCAGCGGCTGGCGGCAACGCCTGCTGGGCTGGGGGCGCGTGCAGTGGGCGGCAACGCTGGCCTCGTTGCCGATCCTGCTGTTGCTGTTCCAGCAACTGTCGTTGGTTTCGCCGCTGGCCAATGCGCTGGCGATTCCGCTGGTCAGCTGGGCGATTGCCCCGCTGGCGCTGGCAGCAGCCTTGCTCGGCAGTTTGCCCGGCGGCGAAACTCTTGCCGCGATGACGCTGCAGTTGGCCCATCTACTGCTTGCCGGCCTGCTGCTGTTTCTCGCCTGGTGCGCCCAGGCACCACTCTGGCAGCCACCGGCTCCGCCCTGGCCGGTCGCATTGCTGGCCGGCGTAGGGGTGGCGATTGCGCTATTGCCGCGCGGCCTGCCCGGGCGTGGGCTCGGCCTTTGTTTGGTGCTACCTGCACTGTACTGGCCGGCACCGCGCCCGCAGCAAGGCAGCGTCTGGGTCGATTTTCTCGATGTCGGGCAGGGATTGGCGGTGGTTGTCCGTACCGCGCGGCATAACCTGGTGTATGACCCCGGCCCGCTTTACGGCCCGGCGGCCGATGCCGGCGAGCGGGTGCTGCTGCCGTTTTTGCGTTTTTCCGGCGTCGACCGTGTGCATCGCCTGGTAATCAGCCACCGCGACAGTGATCACGCTGGTGGCACGGCCTCGCTGCTTGCTGCCCTGCCGGTGGAGGAGGTGAGCAGTTCCTTCGCCTCCACCCCGTCCGAGCTTTGCCGTGGCGGCGAACGCTGGCAGTGGGATGGCGTTGATTTCGCCTTCCTGCATCCGCCGCCCGAGGCTTACACGGTCGACCGTGCCAAACCGGTAAAAAGCAATCACCTCTCCTGCGTCCTGCGCATTACTGCCGGCGGCCACCACCTGCTGCTCACCGGCGATATCGAAGCCGTCGACGAAGCGCGGCTGCTGGCGGTGGTACCGCACGAACTGCTCGCCGACGTCCTGCTGGTCCCGCACCACGGCTCGAAAACCTCGTCCTCTCCCGAATTCATCGCCGCCGTCGCACCGCTGCACGCCGTCTTCACCGTCGGCTACCGCAATCGCTTCGGCCATCCCCGGCCGGAAATCCTCGCCCGCTACACCGCCCACGGCACGCAAACCTGGCGCAGCGACCGCGACGGGATGGTCAGCATCGAACTGGGTCCCAGCGGGGCCAGGCTCAGTGCCTGGCGCGAGCAGCGGCAGGCTTACTGGCATAGGGTATTCGTTGGCCGGTAA
- a CDS encoding phage tail protein, with product MVNKLIRHTRQAAMVAGFMAIGGLVQEAQACPTTPFVGTVCTTSINYCPEGYLEAKGQAVSISNYEVLYAVIGATYGGTATTFNLPDIQSRAVVGIGSSPSAPSVVQGGIYGREAVSFTSAELPAHSHTSSYTQTATGTPQGTVSVSISSATGTTDTPSANANYLSNSTNVTVAGGKAAVYASTPTQTIALGGVTVSGSVGTVTVGGVGASTPISIVPPQLGLRQCIAYQGIYPVRP from the coding sequence ATGGTAAATAAACTTATTCGACACACGCGTCAGGCGGCTATGGTCGCTGGCTTCATGGCTATTGGTGGGTTAGTACAGGAAGCTCAAGCTTGTCCGACGACTCCATTCGTTGGAACCGTTTGCACCACCTCCATTAACTACTGCCCCGAGGGTTACCTTGAAGCTAAGGGGCAGGCCGTTTCGATCAGTAACTATGAAGTGCTTTATGCCGTTATTGGTGCCACCTACGGTGGCACGGCTACTACATTTAACTTGCCCGACATTCAAAGCCGTGCAGTTGTTGGCATTGGCTCATCGCCAAGCGCTCCCTCAGTGGTTCAAGGGGGAATATACGGACGAGAAGCCGTAAGCTTTACGTCTGCTGAACTGCCTGCTCACAGCCATACAAGCAGCTATACGCAAACAGCGACTGGCACCCCCCAAGGTACTGTTTCCGTTTCAATCTCCAGTGCCACTGGGACAACAGATACCCCAAGTGCCAATGCCAATTATTTGTCAAATTCCACCAATGTCACGGTTGCTGGCGGTAAGGCTGCGGTTTACGCCTCCACCCCCACACAAACAATCGCCTTGGGTGGCGTCACCGTTTCCGGCTCTGTAGGCACGGTGACAGTGGGGGGGGTTGGTGCTAGCACGCCCATTTCCATTGTCCCCCCACAACTTGGGTTAAGACAGTGCATTGCCTATCAGGGTATTTATCCTGTGCGTCCATAA
- a CDS encoding phage tail protein produces the protein MMKSSKKILAVSRQTLLAICATAGTHAALACDGDGEYIGSICVTAAGYCPQGYLEPNGQSLPINGNQALFAVIGIAFGGDGRTNFNLPNLQTRTPVGTNPNTSNGLNIVNLAQQRGAATVTLTQANLPLHSHPANYNPNAVPNSLTVSIPVSAYSAATTVTPTTTYNRLSASTTGPNDAYIWSGTMAEVATVGGVTLNAANNNANIPVSTSGMGQPYANLAPEIGLRYCIANVGIFPPRN, from the coding sequence ATGATGAAGTCTTCGAAGAAAATCCTTGCTGTCAGCCGCCAAACGCTACTCGCAATCTGCGCAACAGCAGGAACTCACGCTGCCCTTGCCTGTGACGGTGATGGGGAATATATCGGCTCTATCTGCGTCACTGCTGCCGGCTATTGCCCCCAGGGCTATTTAGAGCCAAATGGTCAGAGCCTCCCAATCAACGGCAATCAAGCCTTGTTCGCTGTTATTGGCATTGCCTTTGGTGGCGACGGCAGGACCAACTTCAATTTGCCCAACCTACAGACGCGCACCCCCGTCGGCACCAATCCCAATACGTCAAATGGCCTGAACATCGTCAACTTGGCGCAGCAACGGGGAGCAGCCACTGTGACCCTCACCCAAGCTAACCTGCCCCTGCACTCCCATCCTGCAAATTACAACCCCAATGCAGTTCCCAACAGCCTGACAGTCAGCATCCCAGTGTCCGCATATAGTGCTGCCACTACGGTCACGCCCACTACGACGTATAACCGCTTATCAGCCTCCACCACCGGTCCGAACGATGCCTATATTTGGTCCGGCACCATGGCCGAGGTTGCTACTGTTGGTGGGGTTACCCTCAACGCGGCAAATAACAATGCCAATATCCCGGTATCCACCTCAGGTATGGGACAGCCCTACGCTAACTTGGCACCTGAAATTGGCTTGCGTTATTGCATTGCTAACGTGGGTATTTTCCCCCCCCGGAATTAA
- a CDS encoding toxin-antitoxin system HicB family antitoxin — MGVLTVRLSDEKHQRLNALAKSRGTPLNRLIYEMATLMLSEFDATTRFEIRAARGESNAERRLALRVLNTVEVTLLGLWQAIALEPLIQRRQRHAQPVDAF; from the coding sequence ATGGGTGTGCTCACTGTTCGCCTATCCGATGAGAAGCATCAACGATTGAACGCACTTGCCAAAAGCCGAGGCACACCGCTCAATCGCCTGATCTACGAAATGGCCACTCTGATGCTGTCCGAATTCGACGCCACAACCCGTTTTGAGATTCGTGCTGCCCGTGGCGAAAGCAATGCTGAACGAAGACTGGCATTGCGGGTGCTGAACACAGTTGAAGTCACTTTGCTTGGCCTCTGGCAGGCTATAGCGCTTGAGCCACTCATACAGCGTCGGCAACGACACGCCCAGCCAGTTGACGCCTTCTGA